One region of Citrus sinensis cultivar Valencia sweet orange chromosome 6, DVS_A1.0, whole genome shotgun sequence genomic DNA includes:
- the LOC127903111 gene encoding uncharacterized protein LOC127903111 gives MAGIPLNTLEYPCPLTISSSPELELVGNRGGPASGSGEDHSYGGVGVPEEMGDGKGSSSEPSGPSRKRNIGYRVEADSYPIDFIACATTLTNLFKLRNLYSILEEVLLVVPGKGDVPSRSSKGYVTMHLESFRLGARLPLQRYFAKILGGMHLAPGQLHPNGWRVLSAMFVLWERCGSEEPSLVELKHLYQLWSSPKEVETALVNASTCQDLLSPTNLVGSGLVDIAAGMDNKILSAISRKRGRAPSSSSNPPPPPPPKKVSVGPSKASVPALPPPLPRKSVGEKTTDKSSEVSTRSGDRSSPLQARDQGDYLTPYQRDYGKSVGPKMVQDNESMNLNELVGSVQRVSFKLATIVSYYKNRITRQEMKLQAENQDLKKRVESAARSKEKLAELNRQITELDEKVTVAEFTFSKLEGELGDLKSDLQATQSERDTLRTALEGEIKSLSEQLAEEKGKSADVDDRLDAEYDFGVAFSYKCIMSVLKEEYPELDISNLEAGEGGAGGRAFEVGQGSVPPPPGIADLPPPELADPSPAEAVDPPNP, from the exons ATGGCAGGAATACCCTTGAATACCCTTGAATACCCATGCCCTCTGACCATTTCGTCTTCCCCTGAATTAGAGCTTGTGGGGAATAGAGGTGGACCCGCATCCGGCTCTGGTGAGGATCACAGTTATGGTGGGGTTGGGGTCCCTGAAGAAATGGGTGATGGCAAGGGAAGCAGTTCCGAGCCGAGTGGACCCTCTAGGAAAAGGAACATTGGCTACAGGGTGGAGGCGGATTCTTACCCTATTGATTTCATAGCTTGTGCCACTACCCTCACTAATCTATTCAAGCTTAGGAACCTCTACAGCATTCTCGAGGAGGTTCTCCTTGTAGTTCCTGGGAAAGGTGATGTACCTAGTCGGTCTTCGAAGGGGTACGTGACGATGCACTTGGAGAGTTTCAGACTAGGAGCTCGGCTGCCCCTTCAACGTTATTTTGCCAAGATATTGGGCGGTATGCACCTAGCCCCAGGTCAGCTACACCCAAACGGGTGGAGGGTTCTCTCGGCTATGTTTGTGTTGTGGGAGAGGTGCGGGTCGGAGGAGCCTTCCCTTGTTGAATTGAAGCATCTGTACCAGCTGTGGAGCAGCCCAAAGGAG GTTGAAACTGCTCTGGTGAACGCGTCTACCTGCCAAGACCTGCTGTCACCAACAAACTTGGTTGGTTCGGGCTTAGTGGACATTGCTGCCGGGATGGATAACAAGATCCTCAGTGCAATAAGCAGAAAGCGTGGTCGGGCTCCGAGCAGCTCTAGCAACCCTCCTCCTCCACCTCCTCCGAAGAAAGTCAGTGTTGGCCCTTCTAAGGCTTCTGTTCCTGCTCTGCCCCCTCCTCTACCTCGTAAGAGTGTTGGAGAGAAAACTACTGACAAGAGTTCTGAGGTCAGCACACGCTCTGGGGACCGATCCTCCCCTCTTCAGGCTCGTGATCAGGGTGACTACCTGACCCCGTATCAGAGGGACTATGGGAAGTCAGTGGGACCAAAGATGGTCCAGGACAATGAGAGCATGAATCTCAATGAATTAGTTGGTTCTGTCCAAAGGGTCTCCTTTAAGTTGGCCACCATAGTATCTTATTACAAGAATAGGATCACGCGCCAAGAGATGAAGCTCCAAGCTGAGAACCAGGACTTGAAGAAGAGGGTTGAGTCTGCTGCTCGGTCGAAGGAGAAGCTGGCCGAGCTGAACAGGCAGATTACGGAGCTAGATGAGAAAGTTACGGTTGCTGAGTTTACTTTCTCCAAACTTGAGGGTGAGTTGGGTGACCTGAAGTCTGATCTTCAGGCTACTCAAAGTGAAAGGGATACTCTGAGGACTGCCCTTGAGGGAGAAATCAAATCCCTGAGTGAGCAGCTGGCTGAGGAGAAAGGCAAATCTGCTGATGTGGACGATCGGCTGGATGCCGAGTATGACTTTGGGGTTGCTTTCTCCTATAAGTGCATCATGTCTGTGCTTAAGGAAGAATATCCCGAGCTGGATATAAGCAACCTGGAGGCTGGA GAGGGGGGAGCTGGGGGACGTGCTTTTGAAGTGGGACAAGGGTCTGTGCCTCCTCCTCCCGGTATTGCTGATCTTCCACCTCCAGAGTTAGCTGATCCTTCACCTGCTGAAGCCGTTGACCCTCCTAATCCTTAG
- the LOC102620333 gene encoding uncharacterized protein LOC102620333 produces the protein MAPLHGQKTIHHFTHPNHKLLEINDDNEYLCGGCKTPGSSKRFRCHGCDFDLHEYCGICPMTLSSFMHPQHQLNLVNRIPQATRQNARSCDVCGDSIEGLFYRCKLCEFDVHPVCTQLPPQVRHVLDAAHPLTLQPFSSAWCMVCRNECTSWRYRCGICGVDIHLECLLTPCDHASRSTSSSSTTRSRSVRQPAAPPAFGAHYANYNYGVPSFSNGVHNYAYPYQAPPLGAYNYAYGVPYGFGPYNSVMSHQQQQGNEQQAGGGGGRFRRRMFKIVGNIALGVFTNAVFGV, from the coding sequence atggctCCATTGCACGGCCAGAAAACCATACATCATTTCACACATCCAAATCATAAATTACTCGAAATAAATGACGATAACGAGTACCTCTGTGGTGGATGCAAGACTCCTGGAAGCAGCAAGAGATTCCGATGCCATGGCTGCGACTTTGATCTGCATGAATACTGCGGCATCTGTCCCATGACGCTTTCCTCATTCATGCATCCACAGCACCAATTGAACCTCGTCAATCGCATCCCTCAGGCCACTCGCCAGAACGCGCGCAGCTGTGATGTGTGCGGCGACTCCATCGAAGGCCTTTTCTATCGATGCAAGCTGTGTGAGTTTGACGTGCACCCTGTGTGCACCCAGTTGCCTCCGCAAGTGCGGCACGTACTGGACGCGGCGCACCCCTTGACGCTGCAGCCATTTTCCTCTGCTTGGTGTATGGTCTGTAGAAATGAGTGCACTTCCTGGAGATACAGGTGCGGGATTTGCGGAGTTGATATTCATCTCGAGTGTCTCTTAACACCGTGTGATCATGCGTCGAGGTCAACGTCCTCGTCGTCAACGACTCGATCACGATCTGTTCGGCAACCGGCGGCGCCGCCTGCTTTTGGTGCTCATTACGCTAATTATAATTATGGGGTTCCATCCTTTAGTAATGGTGTTCATAATTATGCTTATCCGTACCAGGCACCACCTTTGGGTGCTTATAACTATGCCTACGGGGTGCCGTATGGTTTTGGTCCGTACAATAGCGTGATGTCTCACCAGCAACAGCAGGGCAATGAGCAGCAGGCTGGCGGCGGTGGGGGTCGTTTTCGCAGGAGAATGTTTAAGATTGTGGGGAATATAGCTCTGGGAGTATTCACCAATGCTGTTTTTGGAGtatga
- the LOC107174654 gene encoding uncharacterized protein LOC107174654 gives MTSASKNIVAELNKGEKLNGDNYDIWHRKIQYILEEQEILKALNNTLTELEQGNTAQHRRDLEAYQAWKKKNSNARITLLSNMQDHFMCEYEKYETTQEMWLALKDKFGGTSTTKLRRIMIKFDSYRKCPNHTMRQHLKEMSNMVRELQSVEHVLTDEQ, from the coding sequence ATGACCTCTGCATCTAAAAATATTGTAGCTGAGCTGAACAAGGGTGAGAAACTGAATGGTGACAATTACGATATTTGGCACCGCAAAATTCAATACATCCTTGAAGAGCAAGAGATTCTAAAAGCTCTTAACAACACCTTAACTGAGCTTGAGCAAGGCAATACTGCTCAACACAGGAGGGATCTTGAGGCCTATCAGGCctggaaaaagaagaatagcAATGCTCGCATAACGTTGTTGAGCAACATGCAAGATCACTTCATGTGCGAGTATGAGAAGTATGAGACTACTCAAGAGATGTGGCTCGCTCTGAAAGACAAGTTTGGTGGTACCTCGACCACTAAACTCAGGAgaattatgataaaattcgACTCTTATCGAAAGTGCCCGAACCATACTATGAGGCAGCATCTGAAGGAGATGTCAAACATGGTTCGTGAGCTTCAGTCTGTTGAACATGTTCTGACtgatgaacaataa